From the Roseibium sp. HPY-6 genome, one window contains:
- a CDS encoding glutaminase: protein MQELLLEIAEAAAGSPDKGNVATYIPELAGVDPDQFGIAVALEDGRLFTAGDSDVPFSIQSVSKVFALALALGRVGDQLWYRVGREPSGLSFDSILLLEREDGIPRNPFINAGALVTTDTYLAESNPREALGELLRFIRAAADDDSIHINERVAQSEIATGHRNFSLAHYLASHGNMRSAVDKVLGTYCHQCAIEMTCRQLALAGRFLIDADDMPPLVAVQRRRRINALMMTCGHYDGSGDFAFRVGLPGKSGVGGGILVISPGRASIAVWSPGLNRYGNSKLGTEAMETFAKRLGWSVFG, encoded by the coding sequence ATGCAGGAATTGTTGCTGGAAATCGCCGAGGCGGCTGCGGGCAGTCCGGACAAAGGCAATGTTGCCACCTATATTCCAGAACTTGCCGGGGTCGATCCGGACCAGTTTGGGATTGCCGTCGCGCTCGAAGATGGACGCCTCTTTACCGCCGGAGACTCGGATGTCCCGTTTTCCATCCAGTCGGTCTCCAAGGTTTTCGCGCTGGCTCTTGCACTGGGCCGGGTCGGGGATCAGCTTTGGTACCGCGTGGGGCGGGAACCGTCCGGACTGTCCTTCGATTCCATTCTTCTGCTTGAGCGCGAAGACGGTATTCCACGCAATCCCTTCATCAATGCCGGCGCATTGGTGACGACGGATACCTATCTTGCAGAATCCAATCCGCGCGAGGCCCTTGGAGAGCTTCTGCGGTTTATCCGTGCCGCGGCCGACGACGACAGCATTCATATCAATGAACGGGTGGCGCAATCGGAGATCGCAACGGGTCACCGCAATTTTTCACTCGCGCATTATCTGGCGTCGCACGGCAACATGCGCTCTGCAGTGGACAAGGTGCTTGGCACCTATTGCCATCAATGCGCAATCGAGATGACTTGCCGTCAACTGGCGCTTGCCGGACGGTTTTTGATCGATGCGGACGACATGCCGCCTCTGGTCGCGGTACAGCGCCGGCGTCGAATCAACGCGCTCATGATGACCTGCGGCCACTACGACGGCTCCGGCGATTTCGCGTTTCGCGTCGGGCTTCCGGGGAAAAGCGGCGTTGGCGGTGGCATACTGGTGATCTCGCCGGGACGGGCGTCAATCGCGGTCTGGTCACCGGGGCTCAACCGCTACGGAAACTCCAAACTGGGCACGGAAGCGATGGAAACCTTCGCAAAGCGTCTTGGATGGTCCGTGTTCGGCTGA
- a CDS encoding MIP family channel protein produces MKKAIAEFIGTFTLVLFGCGAAVIAGMGTGATSIDVLGIAFAFGLSIVAMAYGIGMISGCHINPAVSLGVFLAGRMPAGEMITYWIAQVLGALAGAMVLALILSGKASGWDGSLGQNGWGAGYLGQYNLLSALVFEIVATFLFLVCILGVTQKGAPSHLAGLAIGLTLVVIHIVGINVTGVSVNPARSLGPAIVGAGNNPAALAQVWLFIIAPLIGGAAAGMLFKSGLLAADEED; encoded by the coding sequence ATGAAGAAGGCAATCGCGGAATTCATTGGTACTTTCACACTTGTTCTTTTCGGTTGCGGCGCTGCCGTTATTGCCGGCATGGGCACCGGGGCGACCTCGATCGATGTCCTTGGGATAGCCTTTGCATTCGGTTTGTCGATCGTCGCCATGGCCTACGGGATAGGCATGATCTCCGGGTGCCACATCAATCCTGCCGTCAGCCTTGGCGTATTCCTCGCCGGACGGATGCCCGCTGGAGAGATGATCACTTATTGGATCGCGCAGGTTCTTGGAGCCTTGGCAGGCGCGATGGTTCTGGCGCTCATCTTGAGCGGCAAGGCAAGCGGTTGGGATGGCAGCCTCGGCCAGAACGGCTGGGGTGCAGGCTATCTTGGCCAATACAATCTCTTGTCCGCACTCGTTTTCGAAATCGTGGCGACGTTCCTCTTTCTTGTATGCATTCTCGGTGTCACGCAAAAAGGCGCGCCTTCTCATCTCGCTGGATTGGCTATCGGTCTGACACTTGTTGTCATTCATATCGTCGGCATCAATGTCACCGGCGTCTCGGTCAATCCGGCTCGGTCTCTCGGCCCGGCAATTGTGGGTGCGGGCAATAATCCGGCAGCGTTGGCGCAAGTCTGGCTATTCATCATCGCACCACTCATTGGAGGGGCGGCCGCGGGAATGCTGTTCAAATCTGGCCTGCTGGCTGCCGACGAGGAGGACTAA
- the sdhC gene encoding succinate dehydrogenase, cytochrome b556 subunit codes for MSNADMRGNRPLSPHLQIYKPILTMVMSILHRITGAALYFGTILLAWWLIAAAAGPSYFDFVNGIYGSFFGRLILFGFTWALVHHMLGGLRHFIWDMGAGFGKDAREWLAKATIIGSVSITLILWIIGYMVR; via the coding sequence ATGTCGAATGCCGATATGCGGGGCAATCGCCCGCTGTCACCCCATCTTCAGATTTACAAGCCGATTCTGACGATGGTCATGTCGATCCTGCACCGCATCACGGGTGCGGCGCTTTATTTCGGGACGATTCTCCTGGCATGGTGGTTGATCGCCGCGGCCGCAGGCCCGTCCTACTTTGACTTTGTCAACGGCATATATGGGTCCTTCTTCGGCCGCCTGATTCTCTTCGGGTTCACCTGGGCACTGGTGCACCACATGCTGGGCGGTCTGCGTCATTTCATCTGGGACATGGGCGCGGGGTTCGGCAAGGACGCCCGCGAGTGGCTCGCGAAAGCCACGATCATTGGATCCGTTTCCATCACGCTGATCCTCTGGATCATCGGCTACATGGTTCGCTAA
- the sdhD gene encoding succinate dehydrogenase, hydrophobic membrane anchor protein codes for MTDMRTPLNKVRGLGSAKEGTDHFWKQRVTAVANVVLISFFVILVISMQGSSHSDVIDTLKNPLVSIIFLLVILSGVYHMKLGMQVIIEDYIHGEGLKFLTLMANTFFCAFIGFGCIFAVLKIGFGG; via the coding sequence ATGACAGATATGCGCACACCCCTCAACAAGGTTCGCGGACTGGGCTCGGCCAAGGAAGGCACGGATCATTTCTGGAAACAGCGGGTCACGGCTGTAGCCAATGTTGTCCTGATCAGCTTCTTCGTGATCCTGGTGATTTCGATGCAGGGATCCAGCCACAGCGACGTGATCGACACGCTTAAAAACCCGCTGGTCTCGATCATCTTCCTGTTGGTGATCCTGTCCGGCGTCTACCACATGAAGCTCGGCATGCAGGTGATCATCGAGGATTACATCCACGGTGAAGGCCTCAAGTTCCTGACCCTGATGGCGAACACCTTTTTCTGCGCCTTTATCGGCTTCGGCTGCATCTTTGCAGTGCTCAAGATTGGCTTTGGAGGCTAA